One Synechococcus sp. MU1617 genomic window, TGGCCGCCCGGTGATCACCAGTTGAAGACCCCGCAGCACCATGGAGGCTCCGGTCAGAGCTTCAAGGCGATGCAGGGTTGTTTCTGCTTCACCAGCCAGGGCCAGTGCAGCATCAGGATCAGGCAGGTCGAGAACGAAACGGCCGCGTTCGCCGTCGTCAGACACCGGAATGATCAGCCCTCGGTCGATTCGGATTCTGCGGAATCGGAAGCTTCAGCAGCCTTCTCCTCAGCTGCTGCAGCCTTGGCCTCAGCAGCCTCCTTGGCGGCTTGCTTGGCATCAGCTTCACGCTTGGCCGCTTGCTTGACCTTGCCGACGGTCTCAGCAGGACGCACGGTCTTTTCCAGAAGACCGCCGCGCTCGAGCAGCGTGCGCACGACATCGGTGGGTTGAGCACCCTGACCCAGACGCTCACGGATGGCCTCGGTGTCGAGACGCGTTTCCTTCGTCCGCGGGTTGTAGAAGCCCA contains:
- the rpsP gene encoding 30S ribosomal protein S16, with amino-acid sequence MIKLRLKRFGKKREASFRLVACNSTSRRDGRPLQELGFYNPRTKETRLDTEAIRERLGQGAQPTDVVRTLLERGGLLEKTVRPAETVGKVKQAAKREADAKQAAKEAAEAKAAAAEEKAAEASDSAESESTEG